From a region of the Laspinema palackyanum D2c genome:
- the ndhD1 gene encoding photosynthetic/respiratory NAD(P)H-quinone oxidoreductase subunit D1, which produces MAEFPWLTTIILFPIAASLLIPVIPDKDGRTVRWYALIVGLMDFALIVYTFCNHYDLSNPNIQLFESYSWVPALDLNWSVGADGLSMPLIILTGFITTLAILASWPVTLKPKLFFFLILAMYGGQIAVFAVQDMLLFFLVWELELIPVYLLLSIWGGKKRLYAATKFILYTAGGSLFILLAGLAMAFYGDTVTFDMQSLAAKDYAINLELLLYAAFLIAYGVKLPIFPLHTWLPDAHGEATAPVHMLLAGILLKMGGYAIIRMNAQMLPDAHAVFAPMLVILGVVNIIYAALTSFAQRNLKRKIAYSSISHMGFVLIGIGSFTDLGLSGAVLQMVSHGLIGASLFFMVGATYDRTHTLMLDEMGGIGKKMKKSFAMWTTCSLASLALPGMSGFVAELMVFVGFATSDAYSLTFRVVVVFLAAVGVILTPIYLLSMLREMLYGPENKELVEHEALIDSEPREVFIIACLLVPIIGIGLYPKILTQIYDATTVQLTARLRNSVPTLAENASVALAEPMKAPVIGSPR; this is translated from the coding sequence ATGGCTGAATTTCCTTGGCTGACTACAATTATCCTGTTTCCGATCGCGGCATCCCTACTCATCCCTGTTATCCCCGATAAAGATGGGCGCACGGTGCGTTGGTATGCCCTAATCGTCGGACTCATGGACTTTGCCCTCATTGTCTACACCTTCTGTAATCATTACGACCTCAGTAACCCGAATATCCAGCTTTTTGAAAGCTATTCCTGGGTTCCTGCCTTAGACCTCAACTGGTCAGTCGGGGCCGATGGCTTATCCATGCCCCTGATTATCCTCACCGGATTTATCACCACCCTGGCAATTTTGGCCTCCTGGCCCGTCACCTTAAAGCCAAAACTCTTTTTCTTCTTGATTTTGGCCATGTATGGCGGACAGATTGCCGTTTTTGCCGTCCAGGATATGCTCTTGTTCTTCCTGGTATGGGAATTGGAACTGATTCCGGTGTACCTGCTGCTGTCCATTTGGGGCGGTAAAAAACGCCTCTATGCAGCCACCAAATTTATCCTCTACACCGCAGGCGGTTCCCTGTTTATTCTCCTGGCGGGCCTCGCAATGGCCTTCTACGGCGATACCGTCACCTTTGATATGCAGTCCCTCGCGGCGAAGGATTACGCCATTAACTTAGAACTGTTGCTCTATGCAGCATTTTTAATTGCCTACGGCGTCAAACTGCCTATCTTCCCCTTACATACCTGGTTACCCGACGCCCACGGGGAAGCCACCGCCCCAGTGCATATGTTACTCGCCGGAATTCTGCTGAAGATGGGAGGATACGCCATCATCCGCATGAATGCCCAAATGTTACCCGATGCTCACGCGGTGTTTGCACCGATGTTAGTCATCCTCGGGGTAGTGAATATCATTTATGCCGCTCTCACCTCCTTTGCCCAACGCAACCTCAAACGGAAAATTGCCTATTCCTCCATTTCTCACATGGGATTTGTGCTAATTGGGATTGGCTCATTTACCGACCTAGGGTTAAGCGGTGCTGTCCTGCAAATGGTCTCTCATGGACTGATTGGGGCGAGTTTGTTCTTCATGGTGGGAGCAACTTACGATCGCACCCATACCCTGATGTTGGATGAAATGGGCGGCATTGGCAAAAAGATGAAAAAGTCCTTTGCCATGTGGACCACCTGTTCCCTAGCCTCCTTAGCGTTGCCGGGAATGAGTGGATTTGTGGCTGAATTAATGGTCTTTGTCGGCTTTGCCACCAGCGATGCCTACAGCCTGACATTCCGCGTCGTCGTCGTCTTCTTAGCGGCAGTCGGCGTCATTCTCACTCCGATTTATCTCCTGTCCATGTTGCGAGAAATGTTATACGGACCGGAAAACAAGGAATTAGTGGAACATGAAGCCCTGATTGATTCCGAACCCCGGGAAGTGTTTATCATTGCTTGCCTGTTGGTGCCGATTATTGGGATTGGCTTATATCCCAAGATTCTCACCCAAATCTACGATGCAACCACGGTACAGTTAACCGCAAGATTGCGGAACTCAGTACCGACGTTGGCGGAAAATGCCTCGGTTGCCTTAGCCGAACCGATGAAAGCCCCGGTAATTGGGAGTCCTCGATAG
- a CDS encoding DASH family cryptochrome: MTSQPILLWYRNDLRVHDHEPLYRAIQTHAPIIPIYCFDPRQFSKTSYGFPKTGPFRAQFLLESVANLRQSLQNLGSNLIIKIGKPESILPQIAQQVNASAIYFHQEVTAEEIAVETALSQGVKPLNIALKSFWGHTLYHRDRLPFDIPNIPELFTHFRKQVEKTATPDSCFPTPTELPPLPEIETGKLPRLTELGVEKVAIASKAVLPFTGGESAGIARLQDYFWSGDRLQTYKETRNGMLGPDYSSKFSPWLSLGCLSPRYIYQQVQDYETQRLKNDSTYWLIFELLWRDYFRFICAKHGNAIFRQSGLQGVSIPWEEDWQKFTLWQQGKTGFPLVDANMRELAATGFMSNRGRQNVASFLTKNLGINWQMGAEWFESLLIDYDVCSNWGNWNYTAGVGNDARGFRFFNIIKQSKDYDPDGKYVKHWLPELAAVPAAKVHEPGKLLPVEQQRFGVKIGVDYPHPIVDLFESAKANEQVYKSAFKRS; the protein is encoded by the coding sequence ATGACTTCCCAACCCATTCTCCTCTGGTATCGCAACGATTTGCGTGTCCATGATCACGAACCGCTGTATCGCGCCATCCAAACCCATGCGCCGATTATCCCGATCTATTGTTTCGACCCCAGACAATTTTCTAAAACTTCTTATGGATTTCCAAAAACCGGCCCATTCCGCGCCCAGTTTTTACTCGAAAGTGTGGCGAACCTGCGTCAATCCCTGCAAAACTTGGGCAGTAACTTAATTATTAAAATTGGAAAACCTGAATCAATTTTACCGCAAATCGCCCAACAAGTCAATGCCTCAGCGATTTATTTCCATCAGGAAGTAACAGCGGAAGAAATTGCAGTAGAAACGGCACTGTCTCAAGGGGTTAAACCTCTGAACATTGCGCTCAAATCCTTCTGGGGACATACTCTATATCATCGCGATCGCCTCCCCTTTGATATTCCCAATATTCCCGAACTGTTCACCCACTTTCGCAAACAAGTGGAAAAAACAGCTACCCCAGATTCCTGCTTTCCCACTCCCACCGAGTTGCCACCGTTACCGGAAATTGAGACAGGAAAATTACCCAGATTAACAGAATTAGGCGTGGAAAAAGTTGCGATCGCCTCCAAAGCAGTCCTCCCCTTTACCGGAGGAGAAAGCGCCGGAATTGCGCGATTGCAGGACTATTTTTGGAGTGGCGATCGTCTGCAAACCTACAAAGAAACCCGCAACGGAATGCTAGGTCCCGATTATTCCTCCAAATTTTCCCCCTGGTTATCCTTGGGTTGCCTCTCCCCCCGCTACATTTACCAACAAGTCCAAGACTACGAAACCCAACGCCTCAAAAACGACTCCACCTATTGGCTCATTTTCGAGTTACTTTGGCGAGATTACTTCCGGTTCATCTGTGCCAAACATGGCAACGCCATCTTCCGTCAATCCGGATTACAAGGAGTAAGCATTCCCTGGGAAGAAGACTGGCAAAAGTTCACCCTCTGGCAACAAGGAAAAACCGGCTTTCCTCTTGTAGATGCCAATATGCGGGAACTCGCTGCCACCGGATTCATGTCCAATCGAGGCAGACAAAACGTCGCCAGTTTCCTAACTAAAAACCTCGGCATCAATTGGCAGATGGGGGCGGAATGGTTTGAGTCTCTGCTGATTGATTATGATGTTTGTAGCAATTGGGGAAATTGGAACTACACTGCTGGAGTGGGAAATGATGCCCGGGGATTTAGATTTTTTAATATTATCAAACAATCCAAAGATTATGACCCCGACGGCAAGTATGTAAAGCATTGGTTACCGGAATTGGCAGCAGTTCCGGCAGCTAAAGTGCATGAACCTGGGAAATTATTGCCAGTGGAACAGCAGCGGTTCGGAGTAAAAATTGGAGTAGATTATCCCCATCCTATCGTTGATTTATTTGAGTCAGCAAAAGCCAATGAGCAGGTCTACAAATCCGCTTTCAAACGTTCGTAG
- the lepB gene encoding signal peptidase I produces the protein MTLSSTSSSSSQAEKQPWIAVILSRIIPGAGQIYAGNLFRGLIIIAVWLGSFGLFLWSLLLPTINWLLTLLALLIILGLTLWNLFDAHASARKSNSPQFENLRKSKKDPWLAVFLSLLFPGLGHFYIKKIGEGLVFAIATIVVAVLAPKIFVVILRFGAAFHVYQLMNKKKDISQEKAPLLIGLFVIASLVVSFAMLSLQRSVIETRYIPSGAMIPTLQIDDRLIIDKITYKFNAPERGDVIIFSPTQTLQEQNFKDDFIKRLIGLPGETVEVSNGQVKINNQPLEEPYIAEPPTYQYGPVTIPENNYLVLGDNRNNSYDSHYWGFVPKENIVGKANKIFWPPDRQGAIQ, from the coding sequence ATGACTCTATCTTCTACAAGTTCCTCATCATCTCAAGCAGAAAAGCAACCTTGGATTGCGGTAATTTTATCACGAATTATCCCAGGTGCTGGGCAAATTTACGCAGGTAATCTATTCCGAGGACTGATAATTATAGCAGTTTGGCTGGGAAGTTTCGGACTGTTTCTGTGGTCATTATTACTGCCTACTATTAATTGGCTGTTGACCCTGCTTGCCTTACTGATAATTTTGGGTTTAACTCTCTGGAATCTCTTTGATGCTCATGCCTCGGCAAGAAAGAGTAATAGCCCACAATTTGAAAATTTAAGAAAATCAAAAAAAGACCCGTGGTTAGCAGTTTTCCTTTCCCTATTGTTTCCAGGGTTGGGTCATTTTTACATTAAAAAAATAGGTGAAGGACTTGTTTTTGCTATCGCTACGATAGTCGTTGCCGTACTTGCACCTAAAATATTTGTGGTAATATTGCGATTTGGGGCCGCTTTCCATGTTTATCAATTGATGAACAAGAAAAAAGACATTTCTCAAGAGAAAGCACCCTTACTCATTGGTTTATTCGTTATTGCTTCTCTGGTTGTATCATTCGCAATGCTTTCTCTCCAAAGGTCTGTCATTGAAACTCGCTATATACCCTCGGGAGCTATGATACCTACCTTGCAAATAGATGATCGACTAATTATTGACAAAATAACTTATAAATTCAATGCACCTGAACGGGGGGATGTTATCATTTTTTCACCCACTCAAACTCTCCAAGAACAAAATTTCAAAGACGATTTTATTAAACGACTTATCGGTTTACCCGGAGAAACAGTGGAAGTCAGTAATGGACAGGTTAAGATTAATAACCAACCTTTGGAAGAACCTTACATTGCTGAACCTCCTACCTATCAGTACGGACCCGTTACGATTCCTGAAAATAATTATTTAGTGTTAGGAGATAACCGCAATAATAGCTATGATAGCCACTACTGGGGATTTGTCCCTAAAGAAAATATTGTGGGAAAAGCCAACAAAATATTTTGGCCACCGGATAGGCAAGGGGCGATTCAATAA
- a CDS encoding Uma2 family endonuclease, with the protein MTAISVLNTPPLESGDRLTREEFEHRYDVAPDIKKAELVEGVVFVPSPVRANRHGNPHAIMMAWLGTYWMATPGVGFYDNATVRLDEENEPQPDALLRLEPAVGGNSWISEDDYIEGSPELIVEIAASSASYDLNDKLNAYQRNGVQEYIVWQIYENKLDWFILEEGRYVSLVPDEQGILRSQVFPGLWLSVEALQQKEGATLNAILQQGLQTAEHQEFVQRLGQFSGE; encoded by the coding sequence ATGACTGCTATTTCTGTGCTGAATACTCCCCCTTTAGAAAGTGGCGATCGCCTCACTCGTGAGGAGTTCGAGCATCGCTACGATGTTGCACCGGATATTAAAAAAGCTGAATTAGTTGAAGGAGTTGTTTTTGTGCCGTCCCCCGTTCGTGCGAATCGGCATGGTAACCCTCATGCAATTATGATGGCTTGGTTAGGCACTTATTGGATGGCAACACCGGGGGTAGGGTTCTATGACAATGCCACGGTTCGTCTGGATGAAGAGAATGAACCTCAACCGGATGCTTTATTACGCCTTGAACCGGCAGTGGGTGGCAATTCTTGGATTAGTGAGGATGACTATATTGAAGGGTCACCGGAATTGATTGTGGAAATTGCTGCTTCTAGTGCCAGTTATGACTTGAATGATAAGCTGAATGCCTATCAACGGAACGGGGTTCAGGAATATATTGTCTGGCAAATTTATGAAAATAAATTGGATTGGTTTATTTTAGAAGAAGGTCGATATGTTTCCCTAGTGCCGGATGAACAAGGAATTTTGCGATCGCAGGTATTTCCGGGTCTCTGGTTGTCTGTAGAAGCCTTACAACAAAAAGAGGGTGCGACTCTCAATGCTATTTTGCAGCAAGGGTTACAAACAGCAGAACATCAAGAATTTGTGCAGCGTTTAGGGCAGTTTTCAGGGGAGTGA
- the hflX gene encoding GTPase HflX: MGVGSPRQTQIPAMELPRYGEGRLSGIRCITTQLKGEGPSESSLTAMAIQRLDALVVLNVTGEGFERRGGGATGYVSQSYLAHLIPQTGMEEGQDNGAIASWTVSPPMSLDALSLQDFLELVEGLEAEFQREFIARDVDADHDRALLVGVMTNNLKEEQFEDGLRELARLVDTAGGTVLQTMRQKRPRLHPQTVVGKGKVEEIALTAQTLGSNLIVFDRELSPAQVRNLEVQIGVRVVDRTEVILDIFAQRAQSGAGKLQVELAQLEYMLPRLTGRGQAMSRLGGGIGTRGPGETKLETERRAIQRRIARLQQEVNELQAHRSRMRLRRQHQDVPSVAIVGYTNAGKSTLLNALTNAEIYTADQLFATLDPTTRRLVIPTVMGDTQTIVVTDTVGFIHELPPSLMDAFRATLEEVTEADALLHVVDLSHPAWQSQIRSVMKILGEMPVTPGPALVAFNKIDAVDGDTLAIAKEEFPLAVFICARERLGLETLRQRLAQLIDYAVAPQ; the protein is encoded by the coding sequence GTGGGGGTGGGTTCACCGCGTCAAACCCAAATCCCGGCAATGGAGTTACCCCGCTATGGAGAGGGTCGTCTGAGTGGGATTCGCTGTATTACTACTCAGTTGAAGGGCGAGGGGCCGAGTGAGTCTTCTCTAACAGCAATGGCGATTCAACGCTTGGATGCTTTAGTCGTGTTGAATGTAACCGGGGAGGGGTTTGAACGGCGCGGAGGTGGGGCCACGGGTTATGTGAGTCAATCCTATTTAGCACATTTGATTCCCCAAACGGGTATGGAAGAGGGTCAGGACAATGGGGCGATCGCCTCCTGGACCGTTTCCCCCCCGATGAGTCTGGATGCCCTCTCCCTACAGGACTTCCTAGAACTCGTCGAGGGCCTAGAAGCGGAGTTCCAGCGCGAATTTATCGCCCGGGATGTGGATGCGGACCACGATCGCGCTCTATTAGTCGGAGTAATGACTAATAATCTCAAAGAGGAGCAGTTTGAGGATGGACTCAGGGAACTGGCGCGTCTAGTAGATACTGCCGGGGGAACCGTCTTGCAAACCATGCGCCAGAAACGTCCCCGTCTCCATCCCCAAACCGTGGTCGGAAAGGGGAAGGTGGAAGAAATTGCCCTCACTGCACAAACCCTCGGCAGCAATCTGATTGTCTTCGATCGCGAACTCTCTCCGGCACAAGTCCGCAATCTGGAGGTCCAAATCGGCGTCCGGGTGGTCGATCGCACTGAGGTGATTCTGGATATCTTTGCCCAACGCGCCCAATCTGGGGCAGGTAAACTCCAAGTCGAATTAGCCCAATTGGAATATATGCTCCCCCGTCTCACGGGTCGAGGTCAAGCGATGTCCCGCTTAGGGGGGGGAATTGGCACCCGAGGCCCTGGAGAAACGAAGCTGGAAACCGAACGCCGCGCCATTCAACGGCGAATTGCCCGTCTGCAACAGGAAGTGAACGAGTTGCAGGCCCATCGATCGCGGATGCGCCTGCGTCGCCAACATCAAGATGTCCCTTCCGTGGCGATCGTCGGTTATACCAATGCCGGTAAATCTACTCTGCTCAATGCCTTGACCAATGCGGAAATTTATACGGCAGATCAACTGTTTGCCACCTTGGACCCCACCACCAGGCGGTTAGTAATTCCTACGGTGATGGGCGATACCCAGACGATCGTTGTCACCGATACCGTGGGGTTTATTCATGAATTGCCCCCCTCCTTGATGGATGCCTTCCGCGCCACCTTAGAAGAAGTTACCGAAGCGGATGCCTTGCTGCACGTTGTCGATTTATCCCATCCCGCATGGCAAAGTCAGATTCGCTCCGTGATGAAGATTTTGGGGGAAATGCCAGTGACTCCAGGACCGGCCCTGGTTGCTTTTAATAAGATTGATGCGGTGGATGGAGATACCCTGGCGATCGCCAAGGAAGAGTTTCCCCTGGCCGTCTTTATCTGTGCCCGGGAGCGTCTGGGACTCGAAACCCTGCGCCAACGACTCGCTCAACTCATCGATTATGCAGTGGCCCCTCAGTAA
- a CDS encoding cistern family PEP-CTERM protein: MLTRTAKQECNRRFDFTHYAGRIQEKDMFRLLKPLTLGLSVMGSVGVYSLTVAASASALTLFDSSTSLGISLSDVGKEFTVNFDGNVSTNNVSGLSSEAIFKLEAFEFNSVGGYTEAIFDVFLKNTSSEGLTSRTSALGFDVWNWNSGTTLGSGMTLQGVGSASGEGNTRVEGLFINDRSGDFPNEFGALDVCFTNGNRCQGGANGGVETGNTGRFTASLAFSGDVKSFALNNFGVRYQSINGQTFVDQSGTGQGTIDIGIRSEDPKQVPEPTATTALFLLGAGALKYGKKKPQPLIQTEG; the protein is encoded by the coding sequence ATGCTGACTAGAACAGCCAAGCAAGAGTGCAACCGTCGGTTCGATTTCACCCATTATGCTGGTAGGATTCAGGAAAAAGATATGTTTAGATTGCTCAAACCACTTACTTTAGGGCTATCCGTCATGGGCTCCGTCGGGGTTTACTCCTTGACTGTTGCCGCATCTGCCTCAGCTTTGACTCTTTTTGACAGCAGTACAAGCCTAGGCATTTCTCTCAGCGATGTTGGCAAAGAATTTACCGTTAACTTTGACGGAAATGTAAGTACAAACAACGTTTCTGGACTCTCCTCGGAAGCGATTTTTAAATTGGAGGCTTTTGAGTTTAACAGCGTTGGCGGCTACACCGAGGCGATTTTTGATGTGTTCCTCAAGAACACCTCCAGCGAGGGTCTCACCTCTCGGACCTCGGCTTTAGGGTTTGATGTTTGGAATTGGAATAGTGGCACCACTCTAGGTTCTGGCATGACCCTCCAAGGCGTTGGTAGCGCCAGTGGTGAAGGCAATACCCGGGTTGAAGGTTTATTTATCAATGACCGATCTGGCGACTTTCCCAATGAGTTTGGAGCACTTGATGTCTGCTTTACTAATGGGAACCGCTGCCAAGGCGGAGCCAATGGCGGCGTCGAGACCGGCAATACCGGAAGGTTCACGGCCAGTCTAGCCTTCTCCGGTGACGTCAAAAGCTTTGCGCTGAACAACTTCGGGGTTCGCTACCAAAGCATTAACGGACAGACCTTTGTTGACCAGAGCGGTACGGGTCAAGGTACGATTGATATCGGCATCCGCTCAGAAGATCCCAAACAGGTTCCGGAACCGACAGCGACTACGGCGTTGTTCCTGCTCGGAGCAGGAGCCCTTAAATATGGAAAAAAAAAGCCGCAACCTCTGATTCAAACTGAAGGTTAA
- the grxC gene encoding glutaredoxin 3 — MKPNVEIYTWSSCPFCRRAKALLDRKGVEYAEYCIDGDEDARDQMATRANGRRSVPQIFINDRHIGGCDDLHALDANNQLDPMLQPESV, encoded by the coding sequence ATGAAACCTAACGTAGAAATCTACACCTGGAGTAGTTGTCCGTTCTGTCGGCGGGCGAAAGCGCTGTTAGATCGCAAAGGTGTAGAGTATGCGGAATACTGCATTGATGGAGATGAAGACGCCAGGGATCAGATGGCAACCCGTGCCAATGGGCGTCGATCTGTGCCTCAGATTTTTATTAACGATCGCCATATTGGGGGATGCGACGATTTGCACGCCCTCGATGCCAACAATCAGTTAGATCCCATGCTGCAACCGGAGTCGGTTTAG
- the gshB gene encoding glutathione synthase: MKFAFIIDPIQKLDPTHDTSVALMESAQAKGHEVWITEAHQLSVVNGKAWAIFDQVTLKPIERAGDRWIAANPWYQIQPDGSHPLEAMDVVFMRTDPPVTIPYLYATYILDYIDPDKTLVVNSPNGLRSANEKMYALQFTSVIPETIVSQSKVVIREFLDRKGAAVLKPLGGKAGEGILFLDPEDKNFNSLIEISTKQGKEPVMVQTYLPEAKQGDKRIILLNGEPIGAVNRVPSGSEFRGNMAVGGLAVKTEITDRERQICAEVGPKLREDGLYFVGLDVIGGYLTEVNVTSPTGIREIDKYLPNDERLGHQVIDWVESFMMEK, translated from the coding sequence GTGAAATTTGCCTTCATCATCGATCCGATCCAAAAACTAGATCCCACCCACGATACCAGCGTCGCGCTGATGGAATCCGCCCAAGCGAAAGGACATGAGGTTTGGATAACTGAGGCGCATCAACTCAGCGTCGTGAATGGCAAAGCTTGGGCAATTTTCGACCAAGTGACCCTCAAACCGATCGAACGCGCAGGCGATCGCTGGATAGCGGCAAACCCCTGGTACCAAATCCAACCCGACGGTTCCCATCCCCTCGAAGCAATGGATGTCGTCTTCATGCGAACCGACCCCCCCGTCACCATTCCCTATCTCTACGCCACCTACATTCTCGATTACATCGACCCCGATAAAACCCTCGTCGTCAACTCCCCAAACGGACTGCGATCGGCCAATGAAAAAATGTATGCCCTCCAATTTACCTCGGTCATTCCTGAAACCATCGTCAGTCAAAGTAAAGTCGTGATTCGCGAGTTTTTAGACCGAAAAGGTGCAGCAGTTCTCAAACCATTAGGCGGAAAAGCCGGAGAAGGCATTTTATTCCTAGACCCCGAGGATAAAAACTTCAATTCCCTGATTGAAATTAGTACCAAACAAGGCAAAGAACCCGTCATGGTCCAAACCTATCTCCCGGAAGCCAAACAAGGAGATAAAAGAATTATCCTCCTCAATGGCGAACCCATTGGCGCAGTTAATCGGGTTCCCAGTGGGAGTGAATTTCGTGGGAATATGGCCGTCGGAGGTCTAGCGGTCAAAACAGAAATTACCGATCGCGAACGACAAATCTGCGCTGAAGTCGGTCCGAAACTCCGAGAAGATGGCCTATATTTCGTCGGCCTAGATGTGATTGGAGGTTATTTAACCGAAGTCAATGTCACCAGTCCCACAGGGATTCGCGAAATTGATAAATATCTCCCCAATGATGAACGCCTAGGACATCAAGTGATTGACTGGGTAGAGAGTTTTATGATGGAAAAATAG
- a CDS encoding Gfo/Idh/MocA family protein — protein MTNLSSASSYPTGPNYAPGPIGVAIVGTGFGQKVHIPGLKEYPQTEPIAVYHRDINQAEAIAATHHIPLATDAIADIAKMPEVQAVSLSTPPFLHYEMAKPLLEAGKHLLLEKPTTLSASEAKELYRIANANGVVTAMDFEFRFVPAWQRFKELLDDRYCGQIRLIKIDWLVSSRADASRPWNWYSQKQQGGGALGAIGSHCFDYISWLFGPVKRLSASLSTAVTERPDPKAGGQLKPVDADDTCLMMLELADGTPIQVSLSSATYQGRGHWVEVYGDRGTLVLGSDNQKDYVHGFKLWGAPAGESLSELTIPNRLEFSKTYPDGRIAPFIRVVDNWVRGIEARQAIAPSLREGVYSQLLMDLTHESHETGTWVTVPNFDDYLARS, from the coding sequence ATGACGAATTTATCCAGTGCCTCCTCTTATCCTACGGGCCCTAATTATGCACCGGGACCGATTGGTGTCGCCATTGTGGGGACAGGGTTTGGACAGAAAGTGCATATTCCCGGATTGAAAGAATATCCTCAGACTGAACCGATCGCCGTCTATCATCGGGATATTAATCAGGCGGAAGCGATCGCCGCGACTCATCATATCCCCCTGGCAACCGATGCGATCGCCGATATCGCCAAAATGCCCGAAGTCCAGGCCGTGAGTCTGTCTACCCCGCCTTTCTTGCATTATGAAATGGCAAAACCCCTGCTAGAAGCAGGCAAACATTTATTACTCGAAAAACCCACCACCCTATCAGCATCGGAAGCAAAAGAACTCTATCGAATTGCCAATGCTAACGGTGTGGTCACGGCGATGGATTTTGAATTTAGATTCGTTCCAGCATGGCAGCGGTTTAAAGAATTGTTAGATGATAGATATTGTGGACAAATCCGGTTAATTAAAATTGATTGGTTAGTCTCCTCTCGCGCTGATGCCAGTCGGCCTTGGAATTGGTACTCTCAAAAACAGCAAGGCGGTGGTGCTTTAGGGGCGATCGGGTCTCATTGTTTTGATTATATTTCCTGGTTATTTGGACCCGTCAAACGCTTATCTGCTTCCCTGAGTACCGCAGTCACCGAACGTCCGGACCCGAAAGCGGGGGGACAACTAAAACCTGTAGATGCCGATGATACCTGCCTAATGATGTTGGAATTGGCCGATGGCACTCCTATCCAAGTAAGTTTGAGTTCCGCAACTTACCAAGGACGAGGACATTGGGTAGAAGTGTATGGCGATCGCGGCACCTTAGTCCTCGGCAGCGACAATCAGAAAGATTATGTACATGGGTTTAAATTGTGGGGTGCACCGGCAGGGGAATCCTTATCAGAATTGACGATTCCCAACCGTCTGGAGTTTTCTAAAACCTACCCGGATGGCCGGATTGCGCCCTTTATTCGCGTGGTGGATAATTGGGTCCGAGGGATTGAGGCCAGACAGGCGATCGCCCCTTCCTTACGAGAGGGTGTCTATTCTCAACTCCTCATGGACCTCACCCATGAATCCCACGAAACCGGCACCTGGGTCACGGTACCCAATTTTGATGACTATTTAGCACGCAGTTAA
- a CDS encoding MORN repeat-containing protein, with amino-acid sequence MTDSLKKIGMTMFIVCVMQIASSIGPISTSSAQEEGEEYVPPFCTGDASAGPVKCNYNNGDNYVGSFSNGVPNGRGVYVYANGDRYEGLFSGGRPNGEGTFIFADDARYEGTFENGNIVRGKAIFPDGSRYEGTFRLVQDLGSGDVSSQPAGQGQFVFSNGDRYVGEFFAGQPFGQGTLNRVDGTRCQGRFFNENLDANGSCTFPNGTRYEGELRQGLPHGQGVLIDSAGRRFPGQFREGKRI; translated from the coding sequence ATGACTGACTCTCTCAAAAAGATCGGAATGACGATGTTCATCGTCTGTGTGATGCAGATTGCCAGTTCAATCGGGCCTATATCAACCTCAAGCGCACAAGAAGAGGGCGAGGAGTATGTCCCTCCTTTTTGCACCGGAGACGCTTCCGCTGGCCCAGTTAAGTGCAATTACAACAATGGGGATAACTATGTCGGATCGTTTTCCAATGGTGTTCCCAATGGTAGAGGGGTCTATGTATATGCCAATGGCGATCGCTATGAAGGACTCTTTAGCGGGGGTCGTCCCAACGGAGAGGGAACCTTCATCTTTGCCGATGATGCCCGCTATGAAGGTACATTTGAAAATGGCAATATTGTGAGGGGGAAAGCTATTTTCCCCGATGGATCCCGCTATGAAGGGACTTTCCGCCTCGTTCAGGATCTTGGTAGCGGTGATGTTAGCTCTCAACCTGCTGGACAAGGGCAATTTGTCTTCAGCAATGGCGATCGCTATGTGGGAGAATTCTTTGCCGGACAGCCCTTTGGTCAGGGGACCCTCAACCGCGTGGATGGAACCCGCTGTCAAGGCCGGTTTTTTAACGAAAATTTGGACGCGAATGGGAGTTGTACCTTCCCCAATGGCACAAGGTATGAGGGAGAATTACGTCAAGGTCTTCCCCACGGTCAAGGTGTCCTGATTGATAGCGCTGGCAGACGCTTCCCCGGACAGTTCCGCGAAGGCAAACGGATTTAA